The genomic stretch GCGATTCTCGCGCCGATTTATCCAGGCGCTCGGGATCATAAAGCAGGCTGCCGCGGAGGCCAACCTCGAGCTGGGTCTTCTGTCAATGGAGAAGGCCGAAGTGATTGCCGCCAGCGCCCAGGCGGTGGTTGACGGGGAGCTCGACGACCACTTCCCGATTGATATTTTTCAGACCGGTAGTGGCACCTCCACCAACATGAATGCCAACGAAGTGATTGCAAATCACGCGTCGAAGGCCATGGGTGGCGACCTTGGCAGCAAGCTGGTTCATCCCAATGATGACGTCAACATGTCGCAGTCTTCCAACGACGTCATCCCGTCCGCGATGCATGTTGCGGCCCGATCCGCAATCGAACACGAGCTGCTGCCGGCACTCGATCGCTTCCTCGATGCGCTCCGGGCAAAAGAGGCCGAGTTCGATGACGTACTCAAGAGCGGGCGAACCCACCTTATGGACGCCACTCCGGTTCGGCTGGGACAGGAATTCGGCGGTTATGCGGCCCAGATCCAGAGCACGATAAAACGTCTCGAACGGGCGTCATCCGAGCTGTCGGAGCTTGCTCTCGGTGGTACAGCTACTGGAAGCGGTATTAACAGGCATCCCGACTTCCCCGCAAAAGCGATCGATCGTATTTCCAGTAAGACTGCGCTCGATTTTCACGAGGCTTCAAATCATTTCGAAGCCCAGGCTTCGAAAGACGCCTATGTGTCGTGCGCGGGTGCACTAAACGCCGCTGCCGTCTCGGTGATGAAGATCGCCAATGATATCCGACATCTGTCCAGCGGTCCCACCTCCGGTTTGTCCGAAATCAAACTGCCGGCGATACAGCCCGGTTCGTCGATCATGCCAGGTAAAGTGAACCCGGTCATGAGCGAGGCCATGATGATGGTTGCTTCACGCGTCATGGGTAACCACACCACCATTACGATTGCCGGGCAGCATGGGAATTTCGAGCTCAATGTCATGATGCCGGTCATGACGCACGCGATGCTCGAGAGCATCGTCATACTGACCGGGGCGTGTGATGCATTTCGTACGAACTGCCTGAACGGGATAGTCGCCGATCGCGACCGCTGCAAGGAGTTGTTGGAGTTAAATCCGTCCATAGCAACCGCCCTGAACAGCGCGATCGGCTATGACGCCGCGGCCAAAGTAGCCAAGAAGTCCGCCGCCGAACGCATCTCCGTCCGAGACGCCGCCAAGGCACTCGGACTCCTGGACGACGCAGAGCTTGATCGCTATCTGGATGTGAAGGGCATGACTGAACCGGGTATCCCGGGCGACTAGTACTTTCCTCGAATCGCTGCGGCGGCGACACAATAATCGGGCAGCGTCGAGCGTTATCATCCGCGTGTGGCGTGAGAGTGATACCTCCGTTAGGCTCAGCGCGCCGTGACCTCCGGGTTGCGGCGCGCTTTGCCGAAAAATGCCACGGGAGGCACCCGCCCGGCACGCTTTTTTCTAGACCAACATCAGAGTTGTTGCGACCATCACATCTGCCAATTTGTCTGAGAGAGTTGACAAAATGGAAGATCCAAATCGGTTTACAGGTATCATGAGCATCAAGGGAAAGGCATCGATCGCCGTCATTATAGTTGTCACATTTGTATCCGGAATCCTCGTTGCTACCGTCGGGACTAATGTTCTCGGGTTAGCCAACAGAGTGGGTAGCGATACCCAGGCCGGGACGCTCGTGGAACCCTCGAACGGGCCTGCGGAGTCATTGGCCGGCGCGGCAGTTGCATTTGAAGACGTCTTCGTACAGATCGCGGAGTCGGTGAACCCATCGGTTGTTCAGATCCGCTCCGAGCGAGTTTCAAAGACCGAAGGGTTCGCCACCAATCCCTTTGAAGGAACGCCGTTCGAAGACATGTTCAGGAGAAACATTCCGCCGCAGCAATTCAGGTCCAACGCCCTGGGCTCCGGAGTCATTATCAATGCCGACGGCCACATAATTACGAACAACCACGTGATCCAGGAAGCCGAGGAACTGGAAGTACAGATGTTCAATGGCGAGTATTACGATGCCGAAGTGGTCGGGACAGATCCAAACAGCGACCTTGCGGTCATAAAGATCAACGCTCCACAGGATCTCACCACCGTCAGGTTTGGCTCGTTCGATGAAGTCCGAATCGGCCAGTGGGTCATGGCGTTCGGTTCTCCACTCTCAGAGGATCTTGGAAATACCGTAACCGCCGGAATTGTGTCTGCCGTCGGACGCACAAGCCTGGCCCTTTCACAGCTCAACACCTTTTCTTCCTTCATCCAGACGGACGCCGCCATCAATCCGGGTAACTCGGGAGGACCGTTGGTTAACCTGCGTGGAGAGCTCGTGGGAATCAATTCGGCAATCTTCAGTCGATCGGGAGGAAGCCAGGGGATCGGATTTGCAATACCCGTCGACGTAGTGAGCAATGTGACCACTCAGCTGATTCAGACCGGCGAAGTCAAGAGAGCGTTTCTCGGCGTTTCGTTCGGTCCGGTTAGCCCCTCCCTCTCTGATGCTTTCGGTGTTCCGCGAGGCGCCGCACAGGTAGAGGGCGTTACCGCCGGGAGTGCGGCTGAAAATGCCGACCTCAAGTCAGGTGACATCATCGTCGCAGTGAATGGAGTGCAATTGAAGGACTACAACCAGCTACGCACAACCATTGCCAACATGCTGCCTGGCGAAAATGTTGATCTGTTGGTGGTGCGCGATGGAAAGAAGAGGACCATCACGGTAAAGCTCGGGCAGCGAGATGATGACGCTATTGCGAGAAGTGAGGATGCACCCACTGCCAATCCTGACACCGAATTGGAATCTCTTGGCATGACCATCAGAGACACCTCGCCCGATCTTCTACGACGTTTCGGATTCTCGGATGAGAGCCTGAAGGGAGCGGTAATCACTGAGATTGATCGTAGCAGTGATGCGTATCGCGAAGCCGAACTTCGGCAGGGTGATGTCATAACCGAGTTGGACAGAAAGCCGATTACATCACGAGCGCAACTGCTTCGGGCCTATGAGGCCGTGGATGCTGGCGATATGTTTCTGGTTCGAATTGTCAGACCCGCGGGAACGAGTACGCGGAGCTCTATTACGGCGCTCAAGAAGCAATAGGGATAAGCGGTAGCGCCAGAGGCCCCTCACTTCGGTCCCCGTGCCGTGAGGCGATTTCGGGACGCCCCGCGGAGTTCTGGCTGCAGTGGATGAAAATGCATAAGTTGCCGCTGATGACCGTCCGGTGATGGTCGACGACCAACCTTTGGGGTATCCCGTGTATGCCTGACCTGAAGCGTTTTGTGGGCCGTGTCGCTGACGCGATGGGACCGGCGGCCACACCCGAGAGGGTTGAATCAATCTCCAGACTCCTCTTGGACGAGATTCTGCAGTCCGGCAACACAGTTTCGCAGGCACCGGATTCGGTGCGACCGTCGGAGCACCGCGTTGTGGTTTCGGCCATGGGCCCCGGCATTGAGGCTGTTCGGGCGTCCATCTCACGCATCGTGACAGATATCGGCGGAGTGATCGTCGAAGTCGGCCGGGACCAGAATGAAGAACGCCCTGACCTCTTCATGGTTGTGGCACTTCCCGAGTCGGGCATATCGATCGCCGAACTTCAGACCAGGTTGGACGCCGTTTCGACTTCGAAGGACGCCACGGTGAGCGTTCAGCACGAGGAACTCTACAACGCCATGAACCGCTCGTGATTGCCAGCGACAGACGTTGATTGTGGGGGTGAGACTTTATGCAGCGTGAGGCCAGCGATCAACGGCAAATCTCAATCACGCGTCTCCATCTGGAGTCGGTGACGCTTGGAATCTCGTTGCGCGATTGCAGCAGCAGACTGGCGTCGACGGCTAAGGCCCGAATCTATGACAAGGTCAGGCGTGCCGGTGGGCAACTCGCCCGCTGCGTGAACGACACGGTGAACCACTACGGTAGTTCAGCGGAACACGTTTTCGCGACCGTGTCACCCGTTTCCACCTTGTTCGACGCAATGTCGGAGTCCGATTACGTTGGAATCGCCGAGACGCTGAATGCTGCAGCAATCGACATCGGTCTTGAGGCAATCGGCGGGTACAGCGCCCTCTGTTCAGCAGGAATGTCTGCAGGAGATCAAGCGCTGATCCGATCTCTGCCGGCTATGCTCAGCTCGACGGATCGCATGTGTGCCTCGGTGGAGTGTGCGAAATCGCAGAAAGGTATCGGCATTGCTGCGAGTGAACTGATTTCGTCAGTCCTGGCCGGCATCAGGTCGGTTTCCGGCCCCGCCGGTTACAGGCCCGACCGAATTTCCGTGCTCGCCAATGCGTCCGGCAACAGTCCCTACGTCCCCGGATCGTTTCATGGCATTGACGAGCCGGAAGTTGCGCTCCACATCGCCGTATCATCGAAGTACGTGCATCAACAGCTGCTGCACCGCATCGACGACGGGTCAAGTCTCGATGACGCGGCGGACGACGTCGCTAATCAGGTGGAGCGACTCAGGAGGGGTGGACGTTTTCTCAGCATTCGTTGCGCTGAGACACTCAGCCAGCGTTCCGGTATGGACGTCCGACCAGGACGAGTGGATATCTCGATGCCTGTCGCCGAAAGTTCAGTGATTCACGGCAATCGGACGGAGCACAACGGTGTCAGCGCTGCCTCTGCGAGAACTACGACTGAATCCGCGGCCCTGGCTGCACGTCAAGGACTGCTTTCGTTGGCTCGTTCGACATCCTCCTTCGCTGGCGCGCCCATCATCCGCCGCGTCGTCAAGCTTGATTCAACATCGTCGCCGCGAGAAGTGACCGGACTGATCCTGCCTCATCTCGCTGAGGCTGTCAGGAACGGCGTCGAGTTGATTCTCTCCATTGAATCGACCCGGCAGGCTTGACAGGTCTCCCGGTCAGGTCGTTCAGTCCGTATTCGCGTCTGTCGCAGGGGCCAATCTGGTCTTGACGACAACCTCCCCTTCCAGTGAGCGGTGCACAGGACAGCGGTTCGCGATCTGCTCAAGGCGTGACCGCTGCTCAACATCAAGGTCGCCGACCAACTGCAGTTCCCTTTCGATCACATCGATCATACCTGAAAACTCGGTGTCGCAGTCACAGTCACGGGCGTGAACCTTGGCGTGCGACAACCTGACCGACACCGAATCAAGTGGCCATTCCTTCCTGTCCGCGTACATCCGCAACGTGATGGCCGTGCACGCACCGAGCGCACCGACCAGGAGATCATACGGTGTGGCACCCTGATTCGTCCCGCCCACCGAACGCGGCTCATCGGCCACCAGCGAGTGCCCGTTTGCGAGGATCTCGGTTCGGAAGTGATCCGATCCGATCCGCGCCACGATACGGTTGTCATCAACCGGTGTCTCCTTTTGCTCCTCCTGAGAAACGCCTATGTATTTGCGAGCCCATGCTGATATCACGTGACCGACGTACAGTGAGTCCTGCTCCCGCGTGAGGAGGTGGTCCGCGTTGTCCAGCGAGATAAAACTCTTTGGATGCCTGGCTGCATCGAAGATCCTGGCCGCGTTTTCAATTCCAACGATGCGGTCGAATGGAGAGTGAAACACCGCAAGCGCTCGACCGAGTCGACCGATGTGCTCGGACGGATCGTGGCCCGCCAGATCGGCAACAAACTGCCGCTTGATGGTGAATGGTCGGCCGCCGAGATTCACCACTGCCGAGCCTTCGCCACTGATTTCTTCGATAGACTCTTCAAACAGATGTCTGATATGACCCGGATCAAATGGGGCGCCAATTGTAGCCACTGCGACAGCCGCAGGTATACTCGCAGCAACACGCAAC from Rhodothermales bacterium encodes the following:
- a CDS encoding class II fumarate hydratase, with translation MSEFRIEKDSLGDVHVPASAYYGAQTQRAVDNFPISGLRFSRRFIQALGIIKQAAAEANLELGLLSMEKAEVIAASAQAVVDGELDDHFPIDIFQTGSGTSTNMNANEVIANHASKAMGGDLGSKLVHPNDDVNMSQSSNDVIPSAMHVAARSAIEHELLPALDRFLDALRAKEAEFDDVLKSGRTHLMDATPVRLGQEFGGYAAQIQSTIKRLERASSELSELALGGTATGSGINRHPDFPAKAIDRISSKTALDFHEASNHFEAQASKDAYVSCAGALNAAAVSVMKIANDIRHLSSGPTSGLSEIKLPAIQPGSSIMPGKVNPVMSEAMMMVASRVMGNHTTITIAGQHGNFELNVMMPVMTHAMLESIVILTGACDAFRTNCLNGIVADRDRCKELLELNPSIATALNSAIGYDAAAKVAKKSAAERISVRDAAKALGLLDDAELDRYLDVKGMTEPGIPGD
- a CDS encoding Do family serine endopeptidase, with the protein product MEDPNRFTGIMSIKGKASIAVIIVVTFVSGILVATVGTNVLGLANRVGSDTQAGTLVEPSNGPAESLAGAAVAFEDVFVQIAESVNPSVVQIRSERVSKTEGFATNPFEGTPFEDMFRRNIPPQQFRSNALGSGVIINADGHIITNNHVIQEAEELEVQMFNGEYYDAEVVGTDPNSDLAVIKINAPQDLTTVRFGSFDEVRIGQWVMAFGSPLSEDLGNTVTAGIVSAVGRTSLALSQLNTFSSFIQTDAAINPGNSGGPLVNLRGELVGINSAIFSRSGGSQGIGFAIPVDVVSNVTTQLIQTGEVKRAFLGVSFGPVSPSLSDAFGVPRGAAQVEGVTAGSAAENADLKSGDIIVAVNGVQLKDYNQLRTTIANMLPGENVDLLVVRDGKKRTITVKLGQRDDDAIARSEDAPTANPDTELESLGMTIRDTSPDLLRRFGFSDESLKGAVITEIDRSSDAYREAELRQGDVITELDRKPITSRAQLLRAYEAVDAGDMFLVRIVRPAGTSTRSSITALKKQ
- a CDS encoding DUF711 family protein — protein: MQREASDQRQISITRLHLESVTLGISLRDCSSRLASTAKARIYDKVRRAGGQLARCVNDTVNHYGSSAEHVFATVSPVSTLFDAMSESDYVGIAETLNAAAIDIGLEAIGGYSALCSAGMSAGDQALIRSLPAMLSSTDRMCASVECAKSQKGIGIAASELISSVLAGIRSVSGPAGYRPDRISVLANASGNSPYVPGSFHGIDEPEVALHIAVSSKYVHQQLLHRIDDGSSLDDAADDVANQVERLRRGGRFLSIRCAETLSQRSGMDVRPGRVDISMPVAESSVIHGNRTEHNGVSAASARTTTESAALAARQGLLSLARSTSSFAGAPIIRRVVKLDSTSSPREVTGLILPHLAEAVRNGVELILSIESTRQA
- a CDS encoding OsmC family protein — its product is MLFKKLAFENASGETLAARLDLPPDEEPVAFALFAHCFTCSKNLRAVGNIARALTRQGIAVLRFDFTGLGESKGEFADTNFSSNVDDLRSAARMLADRFEAPRILIGHSLGGAAVLRVAASIPAAVAVATIGAPFDPGHIRHLFEESIEEISGEGSAVVNLGGRPFTIKRQFVADLAGHDPSEHIGRLGRALAVFHSPFDRIVGIENAARIFDAARHPKSFISLDNADHLLTREQDSLYVGHVISAWARKYIGVSQEEQKETPVDDNRIVARIGSDHFRTEILANGHSLVADEPRSVGGTNQGATPYDLLVGALGACTAITLRMYADRKEWPLDSVSVRLSHAKVHARDCDCDTEFSGMIDVIERELQLVGDLDVEQRSRLEQIANRCPVHRSLEGEVVVKTRLAPATDANTD